A genomic stretch from Halorhodospira halophila SL1 includes:
- a CDS encoding PTS sugar transporter subunit IIA: MDIEQLITPERVRCESGIEDKEQVLLRIGELIGASGDGLDAREISNRLLARERLGSTGLGHGVAVPHARIDGIDRAIGALIQLDRGIEFNAFDKAPVDLLFALVVPEHFTDEHLQILASLAEMFSDSSLCERLRRSSDGEELQVALREWQSQADPS; this comes from the coding sequence ATGGACATCGAGCAACTCATCACGCCGGAACGTGTTCGCTGCGAGAGCGGCATCGAGGACAAGGAGCAGGTACTCCTGCGCATAGGCGAACTGATCGGGGCCAGCGGCGACGGCCTCGACGCCCGAGAAATCAGCAACCGACTGCTGGCCCGTGAGCGGCTGGGCAGCACGGGCCTGGGGCACGGCGTAGCCGTACCCCACGCCCGCATCGACGGGATTGACCGCGCCATCGGCGCCCTGATCCAGCTGGATCGGGGCATCGAGTTCAACGCCTTCGACAAGGCACCCGTGGACCTGCTGTTCGCCCTGGTCGTACCCGAACACTTCACCGACGAGCACCTGCAGATCCTGGCCAGCCTCGCCGAGATGTTCAGCGACAGCAGCCTGTGCGAACGGCTGCGCCGCTCCTCGGACGGTGAGGAACTGCAGGTGGCCCTGCGGGAATGGCAGTCACAAGCCGACCCGTCGTGA
- the rapZ gene encoding RNase adapter RapZ, protein MSGLRLIVVSGLSGSGKSVALHTLEDAGYYCIDNLPVSLIGELARYAQNRDAPTGERFAVGLDARNPPHDLQCLPETLTALREQGIATEVLFLYAEDSILMRRYSETRRRHPLAEGDQPLADALRAERTLLEPLREVADWSIDTSRTTVHDLRGLISERVAGERSGLSVLVQSFGFKHGIPTDADYVFDARCLPNPHWEPQLRAYTGCDDCVRAFLESQPETEILFGQIDTLIRYWLPVHQQAGRSYLTVAVGCTGGQHRSVYLAERLAESLQEGCSHVSLRHRELS, encoded by the coding sequence ATGAGTGGGCTGCGCCTGATCGTGGTCAGCGGCCTCTCGGGGTCGGGCAAGAGTGTCGCCCTGCACACCCTCGAAGACGCCGGCTATTACTGCATCGACAACCTGCCGGTGAGCCTGATCGGCGAGCTGGCCCGCTACGCCCAGAACCGCGACGCACCCACCGGAGAGCGCTTCGCCGTGGGGCTGGACGCACGCAACCCGCCCCACGACCTGCAATGCCTGCCGGAGACCCTCACTGCACTGCGCGAGCAGGGCATCGCCACGGAGGTGCTGTTCCTCTACGCCGAGGACTCCATCCTCATGCGCCGTTACAGCGAGACGCGCCGTCGCCACCCGCTGGCCGAAGGCGACCAGCCCCTGGCCGACGCCCTGCGCGCCGAGCGCACGCTGCTCGAGCCACTACGCGAGGTCGCCGACTGGAGCATCGACACCTCGCGGACCACCGTCCACGACCTGCGCGGTCTGATCTCCGAGCGGGTAGCCGGCGAGCGCAGTGGCCTGTCGGTGCTGGTCCAGTCCTTCGGCTTCAAGCACGGCATCCCCACCGATGCCGACTACGTCTTCGATGCCCGCTGCCTGCCCAATCCGCACTGGGAACCGCAGCTGCGCGCCTATACCGGCTGCGACGACTGCGTCCGCGCCTTCCTCGAGTCCCAGCCCGAGACCGAGATCCTCTTCGGCCAGATCGACACGCTCATCCGCTACTGGCTGCCGGTCCACCAGCAGGCAGGGCGCAGCTACCTGACCGTGGCCGTCGGCTGCACCGGTGGGCAGCACCGCTCGGTCTACCTGGCCGAGCGCCTGGCCGAGTCGCTGCAGGAAGGGTGCAGCCACGTGAGCCTGCGCCACCGGGAGCTGTCATGA
- a CDS encoding HPr kinase/phosphorylase — MKTAAHGPVIPGLLVTVHGRGVLLEGPSGAGKSDTALALLDRGHALVADDAVQLRREGDRLLGTGPQQGRGLLHLRDLGLVDVTELYGPEAFRNEAAVALCIQLQPTPGTTEAEAALHGRRDHRRLLELSLPRITLTDSHRRPLAPLVEAASSSRAAVSVAHHGARSDRGVPA; from the coding sequence GTGAAAACGGCCGCGCACGGGCCGGTCATCCCCGGTCTGCTGGTCACCGTCCACGGTCGCGGGGTTCTGCTCGAGGGGCCCAGCGGCGCGGGCAAGAGTGATACGGCCCTGGCCCTGCTCGACCGCGGCCACGCGCTGGTGGCCGATGACGCCGTGCAGCTGCGCCGCGAGGGGGACCGTCTGCTCGGCACCGGCCCCCAACAGGGGCGGGGGCTGTTGCACCTGCGTGACCTGGGCCTGGTGGATGTCACGGAACTCTACGGCCCTGAGGCATTCCGCAACGAGGCCGCCGTGGCACTGTGCATCCAGCTGCAGCCGACCCCCGGCACCACCGAAGCCGAAGCCGCCCTGCATGGTCGGCGCGACCACCGTCGGCTGCTGGAGCTAAGCCTCCCCCGGATCACCCTGACCGACAGCCACCGCCGTCCACTGGCCCCGCTGGTCGAGGCCGCGTCCAGCAGCCGGGCCGCAGTGTCCGTTGCGCACCACGGCGCTCGCAGCGACCGCGGGGTGCCAGCATGA